The Balaenoptera ricei isolate mBalRic1 chromosome X, mBalRic1.hap2, whole genome shotgun sequence region GGCCTGAAGGCAGAGGTGATACGTTGGCTGTTTCTCCACCAGGTTTCCTGGAGCAGGGGCTGCCGGTCAAAGATAACAAGAAGTTGCGGGACAACTACATCCACACCCTGCAGTTCAAGCTGGATGTGGCTTCCATCATCCCTACAGACCTGATCTATTTTGCTGTGGGCATCCACAACCCTGAGCTGCGCTTCAACCGCCTGCTACACTTTGCCCGCATGTTTGAGTTCTTTGACCGCACTGAGACACGCACCAGCTACCCCAACATCTTCCGCATCAGCAACCTGGTCCTCTACATCTTGGTCATCATCCACTGGAATGCCTGCATCTACTACGCCATCTCCAAGTCCATTGGTTTTGGCGTTGACACCTGGGTTTACCCCAACATCACTGACCCTGAGTACGGCTACCTGTCTAGGGAATACATCTATTGCCTTTACTGGTCTACACTGACCCTCACCACCATTGGGGAGACACCACCCCCTGTAAAAGATGAGGAGTACCtatttgtcatctttgatttcctgaTTGGTGTCCTCATCTTTGCCACCATCGTGGGAAACGTGGGCTCCATGATCTCCAACATGAACGCCACCCGGGCTGAGTTCCAGGCCAAGATCGATGCCGTCAAACACTATATGCAGTTCCGAAAGGTCAGCAAGGAGATGGAAGCCAAGGTCATTAGGTGGTTTGACTACCTCTGGACCAATAAGAAGAGTGTGGATGAGCGGGAAGTTCTCAAGAAACTGCCAGCCAAGCTGAGGGCTGAGATAGCCATCAACGTCCACCTGTCCACACTCAAGAAAGTGCACATCTTTCAGGATTGTGAGGCTGGCCTGCTCGTGGAGCTGGTATTAAAGCTCCGTCCTCAGGTCTTCAGTCCTGGGGATTACATTTGCCGCAAGGGGGATATTGGGAAGGAGATGTACATAATCAAGGAAGGAAAATTGGCAGTGGTGGCTGATGATGGTGTCACTCAGCATGCCCTGCTCTCGGCTGGGAGTTGCTTTGGAGAGATCAGTATCCTTAACATTAAAGGCAGCAAAATGGGCAATCGACGCACAGCCAATATCCGAAGCCTTGGCTACTCAGATCTCTTCTGCTTGTCCAAGGATGATCTTATGGAAGCTGTGACGGAGTACCCTGAGGCCAAGAGGGTCTTGGAGGAGAGAGGCCGGGAGATCCTGATGAAGGAAGGATTGCTGGATGAGAATGAGGTGGCAGACAGCATCGAGGTGGATGTGCAGGAGAAGCTAGAACAGCTGGAAACCAACATGGAGACCTTGTACACTCGCTTTGCCTGCCTGCTGGCTGAGTACACAGGGGCCCAGCAGAAGCTCAAGCAGCGCATCGTGGTTTTGGAAACCAAGATGAAGCAGAATAATGAGGACGACTACCTGTCAGATGGGATGAATAGCCCCAAGCCAGCTGCTGCTGAGAAGCCATAATGGCTTGGGCCCAACTGCCTCTCCAGCCTTGGCCTTGACCCCAGGGGCTAGAAGAGTTGTGTAGGTccccacatatatatatgcattaccCCCATGCCCCCTTGATTTCTCCCAGAAGCCTCTCTGTCATCAGGTTTTTGACTCAATCATCCAGAAGCCCTTCTCCAAGTCCAACTAACAGCCAATCTTGTGCAGAGTGCAGACCGTGTTTGGCTCGGCTTCCAGAAGCTTCAGCCTGTCCAAGtttaaggaaggaagaggagagcagCATCTCTCTGGGCTCCTTTGTACCTAGTCacctcccactttgttcttttcttttttaaaaaatttcttttttaatttttattggaatatagttgatttacaatgttgtgttagtttcaggtgtcagtTATCCATATccatatacctatatccactcttttttagattcttttcccatataggccattacagagtactgagtagagttccttgtgctatacagcaggttgttggtggttatctgttttatatacagttcaCTTGGTTCTTTTCTAATATGAGTTCTGAATATCTCCATTTCCCTGCATGAGTATGTAGTTCAAGCACTGGCGGCAGACACTTAGCACCGGTCTCAGTGTCTGTCTTCCAAGGCAGACAGAAGTATGGAGGGGGCAGGTAGGAGGTGCTCACTCCAAGTCCTGCTCTGTTGATCCGTCTGCCTGTCTGCCAACCAGGACTGCGACCCCTGAGGTCTTCTCTAGACCAGGCGGCTGGTGATGCTCCTGGTCTCGAGTCCATTCCAGAGCAGGGAGTGAGGAGCTAGCAGTGGGCCAGCAGGCAGTGCCGGAGAAGGTGGTGGGCAGGAGCTCTGGCCATCACCTCTCTATGCAGAGCATTTCTGtagaggccctgaggctggtggTGGGTGGATGACTCTTCAAGTTAACATCTGCAGTAGAGACACTTACGAGTTAATAAATTCCTTTGAACTATTTGTGGTTATTGCTCCACGCTGCTAACAGTCTCTCCCTTCCTACCTCAACCCCTCTCTTTTCCCCatatttctcttttcccctttcccaGGACTCACTCCGCCTGGAATCCCCTCTGCTGTCTTCTGCTGCCTGCCTAAGCCCTACTGGTCCTTCTGGACTCAGCTCAGGGAACAACTTGTTGGAGAAGGCTCCCTTGACTGAACCGGCTCCCACACTAGGCAGTCAATCACCCCCTCTCTACGCTGCTCGCACGTCTCTGTCCTGGCTCTTTATCACACTGGGTGGTCCATTTTGATGGATCCGGTTTTCAGACTGTgggctctttgagggcagggccaAGACAGTCTCCTTCACTGCTCTGTCTGTGGCCTTGGAgacatgcctggcacagaggaggaatTTGGAGAATGTTTATTCACTGGGGCAATAAGTGAACACACCAAAACTCCTGTTTCCATTTGCCAGAAGCCATGTCTTTACAGAAACACCGGCTATGTCTGCGGATTTGGGGAGGATCTCCTGAAGGCTCAGATACTTGAGTGGGTACCACCAGATGACCAGGAACCCCAAGGACAAGTGCTAATTAGTGGGCAGGAAGATCTAGGTGCAGACTCAGATGCCTTTGTGCAtaccagttctctctctctctatctctctactAATTGTGGTTCAGTACACATAAAGTTTACTatcttaaatacttttaaaatgcacGGTTtggtagtgttaagtacatttacattgttgtgcaaccaatctgcAGAACTCTTCAAACCGTGAAACTGAAATTCTGTCCCCATTAAGTACCAACTCGtcagtctccctccctccagccctggcaatcaccatcctaccttttgtctctatgaatttgactgttctagatatgttatataagtggaatcatacagtattggtccttttgtgactggctgatttcacttagcataatgtcctccaagttcatCGTGTTGTAAAAGGTGTcacaattttcttcatttttaaggctgaataatattccattgtatggatagaccacattttgttcatccactcATCTgacaatggacacttgggttgtttccatcatttggctactatgaataatgctgctatgcacatgagtgtacaaatgtctgttcaagttccTGCTGTCACtttttttgagtatatacctagaagtggaattgctgcagcATATAGcaattctatttttgattttttgaggaaatgccgtactgttttccacagtgactacaccattttacattcccactaacagtgtacaagggttccatttcttcacatcctcaccaacacttgttgttttctgctttttttttttgacagtagtCATCTTAATGGGCGTGAGGTGGTGTCTCTTTGCAGTTTTGAgattcatttccctgatgattattgatgttgagcatctttttgtatgcTTGTTGGCCGTTTGTTtgccttctttagagaaatgtctatttagttctttgctcaaattttaattggattatttgttttttgtagttgttgagttgtaggagttctttatatattctagaaattaacccaaaacagccatattatttgcaaattttccccattccataggttgcatTTTCAGTCTGCTGAtcgtgtcctttgatgcacagaaaaattctaattttgttgtagtccaatttatttttttcttttgttgtctgaATTTTGGTGTCACCATTCATTTTTATTGGGATTCATTCTTCTAGCcagacttctttttaaatttaatgtaatttcttGGCCTCTTCCCTAGCTGGTAGTAATAAATCTTAATCAGGGGAAGACTTACTTGGAGTGATCTGGAACATTACCCGTGCCTAGGCCCTGGTCCCTGAGAGTGGCAGGGGTAGGGAGGCAGCATTCGTGATAGGCCAGTGTTCTGTGTATGCCCTCCCTTTTGGTATGGGACTGGAAGAAAAAGCTTTAAGCCCCTTCACTTCCGGAGAGGCTAAGCCACTAGGAGGTAGAAGCCTTGGAGACCCAGCCAGCTGCTTGCCCAGACTCTCATGGCTAAGGCTGCGCTAAGGACGTCAGTTTCCACCATGTGCTAGAACCGCACGTAGATGTTAGTTTTGTAGCCCTAGGATGGCACTGGGCCCAGAGGCAGGGGGATGACTGCATTGAAGAATGTTGCCTTGGTTTCAGCAAGAAATCTGCAGCATTTCTCCCTGGAGCCTGGTTCACCCTCAGTCCAGCACCAACGGGTACATGACTTCCTCCTTCTCTCAGCCCCACCACAGCCTTCTATGCGAGACTCCCTTGCACACTGGACTGCCAGTGTCTGTTTGGCAATTGGTCTCTTCTCATCTAAACACAGTTTGTTCATTGAGAAGAGGATGAAGGAGTAACAGCAAGGATATCCGTGCAACTTGGGGCGTGTGAGTGTGTGAATGCATGTGTACGTGCACCAATGTTAACCCCTGTGTGGATGCAGCGTGGACGCCTGAGTGGGCACATGGGAGTCAGCCTAGACAGACAGTGCTTATCTCTGCACCCTCCGTCAGCCTGTCCAGCCACCTCCTCAGTTGCTGTCTCTGCAAGAGCATGACTCTCTCCCGCTTGTCGCTGGTCGCCAACCCCGCTTCTCTCCCGTAACTGGCTGTAATAGAAGAAGTACATTTTCCATTGTGTGTCGTATTTATTCAGCACAGTCTGATGTTCCTtgctcttaatttaaaaatggttaaattggaatgttttttcttttcctctgaaagTACCCACCGAAGGTAAATTGCCCTATTTGTATATGGCCATCAAGTTGCATTTCTCTGCATTGGTGACCTTCTATAGGAAACAAAAGCCCTTTCTCCCGCCCACCACTTTCCCTCCCCATTCGGTCCGACCCTTGGTGGCCCCCGCCTGGCTTGCAGACTGCCGGCCCCACCTTGGCCCAGCCTGAGGCCCAGACTCAGCACCGTCTATCTGTCCCTCAGTCTGGAGCCTAAAGCTAGTCTGACCTCTTGCCCCTTTCTCCAGGGAGAGGCCAAGGCAGAGGGTCCCCCTCTTCCAGAAACAGGAGCTGGGAAGCCCCCAGTGCACACAGACAGGGAACCCGGCCACCAGAGGGCGCTTGGACCTAAGGAAAGGGTGGTGGGCTGTGCTCTGTGAACCCCCCATCCCCGAGCAAAGGGCTGAGAAGGGCCCATGGAGGCAGTTCGGTGGCTACTTACAGAGCCTCGCTGAGCTGTGGGACCACGTCTCCCGAACGCCCTGCTGTGATCCCTTCAAATGCCCTCAGATGTTCCTGCGTGTCAAAGCCAAATGGCTCAGTTCAAGTCTGTGTATGCTAGATGCCCACACTTGGCTGGGTATGGAGGAAATGTCAGGGTTGAACTGCAAGGGGACCTGGTGGTTATTATTTTAATCTGTATTCAGAAAGAATGCTACAAACCCACAAAACACTTGATGTTATGGATATTATTCCTTAGCATGGAGCTAAAGAAAAATGAGAGCCGATTTAAGgttgatttaaagaaaagaattatgTAAATAACTATTCCAATGGCCCATGAAGGTAGAGCACGGATGATGGTGAAATATCCAAATGCCTACCTGACCCCACCATGGCGTTTCAAAATGAACACCGTCATAACTCACCTCTTAATTACTTTTCTCCCAAACCggctccctcccatcctccccatgtCAGCCATGGCACGTACGCctttccagttgctcaggccaaaccCTTGGAGTTATCCTGGACTCCCCTCTTTGCTTCATCCACCATATCCAACCATCCAGGAAACACTCTCTACTTAACTTTCAAAGTAAAATCAGAATCCATGCACTTCTCCCGCCTCCACTGGCCTCACCCTGGTCCAGGctgccaccagctctctcctggATGGCTGCAGTCATCTCCAGACTGGTATCCTTGTTTCCACCTTGCCTCCCTGCAATCCTCTCCACCCAGCCatcaaggtttttaaaaaatggaaatcctatcacatcactcctctgcttaaaacctcCCAGTGGTTTTCTATTATTCttataataaaatccaaactcaagACATGGTCTCCAGTTCCCGTGTGTTGTGGCCTTGCCGATTCCTCTCTCCCCCTGCTTCTCTCTACCCCGGGCCCTCCAGTCTCCTTTTAATTCCTTGCACACCCATGCCCAGCttcttcctgtttttgtgccttgCCCCTCGCTTTTCCTCTGCCTTGATCCCTCTTCCTTTGGACCTTGCTGTGGCTGGCTCCTTGTCTTCAGGACTCTGAAGGGGCCCTTGCTGAGATCCACACTGAAAACAGCTCCCATTTGCTCTGTCGCGTTCCGTTTGATCACCCTGTTTGATTTTCTTTAGGGCATTCATCACTCTCTCATCATTTTGTTTAAGTGTTTCCCTGTTTACTGTCTGTTTCAAACCCCATTTGACTGTCCACACCCCCCGAGGCAGACATTATTGCTGGTCCCCCTCCTGTCGCCAGTACCTCTAGCAGCCATTAGCCATCACAGTGCTCTTTACATGCTGAATGCCTGGAACTCTCTGCGGGGCtggctccctcccttctctctctctctctctctctctctctctctctctctcatggatTAGATTACATAtcctcagcctctctctctctctgccaaccCTCATATGCCCTGGGCATGCTGCAGCCACATAGGACTCATAACCCACCTGGAGCTGCCCCAGAGGGAATTCGGCTTACACCCACTTCCTCCCTCAAATTTCTGCCTGCAAcatccttctcatccttcaaagTCAGTCCTAATGCCACCTCCCCCCAAAGCTTTCTTTGATCCCTTACAAGCAGGTGTAATGTCCCTGTCCCCATTGCTCATCTGtatttgtgtcttttcttctccttgctccttggggagaggTCTGTGTGGAATTCATAATGCCCTCCCCATAGCCGAGGCTACTTGGAccgggggtgtgggtggggactTGGCCCCATAGGGCCCTGCTGAAGGCAGAGCTCCACAGCTGAACAGGGAGTGCTCGTAGGCAGGCATGGGGTGCCATCTGGTCCCAGTGGGAGGAACGGCTTGCCATACTGGCTGTGGGTTCAGCTGCAGGTCACCTCCCCCCGGCAGAGACAGAGCTGCCAAGGACTAAGTGAGTTTGCTTCTTTCCAAGGCAGACATTTCCCTAGAAGGACAAGCCAGTCCTGATTTAGGGCCTGACATCAAGCCTGCTACAGCTAGCCCCAATCAGAAAGGTGATGAAGATGCATTTTGAGCTAAAAGGTTTGCTAAGCACAGGTCCATACGGGCTCAGTGCTGTGGCTGGGACGAGGGCCATGCCTGTGGAGGTCCTGATATGGGCACTGGCCTGGGAGCCCAGGAGCTTGCTGGGGACTTGGAAATTTCTACCTTTGGAGACCTGTAGTACAGCACAgtgaggaagttgaggaagaaGGCATTGTCTTTATTTCCAATCAAATCATCCTTTCTTGGCTCCTCCAGGCTTGGTGAGGCTCTGCTCTTTTCCAGAACCTTCCACCTAGTTGTACTCACATGACACAAACTGGGCAGTGCTCTAAGGGGGGTCTGAGCAAGCTGCAGTTTTGTCCTCCATGGACAGATTTGTCCTGGAGAAACTGATAGTTGCCTAAGGTCTTGAAGGATGCAGGTGAGCTATCTGGACAAGCAAGGTGACATGCCAGGTCCAGGTTCAAGGTGCCAATAGGGGAAGGATGCTGAAGAGTAAGGCCAAGGGTCCCAGTCTGTGGCTGGAGTGGACCATGAAACCAGTGCTCTCTTGGGCTCCGCAGACCCTAGAATTAACTTTGCCTCCCTGGTGGAACTTGGACAAGTTTCTTCCCCTTTTGGGCTTGGTTTCCCACTTATTTTAAGGAACGATTTTCTCAGGGCCCCTTGCAGCCCTTCTGGGGTTGGGAGGAGAATTGATTTGTCTTATTTCCACTTACACCGTTGCGTCACTCGTTTGTCCAATCGCTAACATCCAGTCAGACCTTCAGAGTTGCCAGTTTCTACGGACCAATGTATTTAATTagatgggttttcttttttctcttttattgaatTGAGTAAGCAAATTAAATTGGGCAATTTGTTGTTAGGTCATTTAAATGCCAACTCAGTTTCGTAACCTGGGCTTGTGCCACATCCAAGTCCTTCCAACTTCTTCCCGGAGTGGAAGAATCCGAAGCCAGCTGGAGGAGTGGGTATCCCTGGGAGCTGTAGTACTCTTGAGGGTCTGAGTCCCTGGGGCATAGCCCGACTCTCTTTGTCTGTTTAAGAGGGCAAGCTGGGTTAGAGGGGCTTTGGGACTAGTGTTGGATGGGAGCAGTGGTGACATGATAATAATCAGAAGTTCTTAGCGTTGCCCACGAACAAAGGCCTGCCTTGAATTTGCAGCCTCTGTTTTCCTATCTGTATGACGGGTAAGGTCTCTGGAGACCCTTCTGTTCTGGCTTTTTGGGGCACTCTAGTTCTGGGGAGGTGGGAACTGCCCCAGCCCCACCAGGGTACAGCTGGTCCGTCCAGTGCTGAAGGGGACAGCCCTTGGGGCCCAGGTCTTGGAGGCCCAGCGAGGTGGGGTGGGAAGGCGGCCGGGGTCGGGTGAACAGCAGCCTCTGCTTGGGCCAGCATCTTCGAGGTGCCCGCTGGCCAGGCTGCTTCGGGCTCAAGACCGCTCGCCCAGCTGCTGTTCCGCCTCCGGCCACAAAGCAGAGCGGGGGCGCTCTCGCGCCGCCAGTGGAGAGGGCCACGGCGCTTTCCAAGCCCTTGCCACCCCTCCACATCGCGGGAACGCTTTTGCTCCACCTGGACTCCAGGGAGCGGGGGCACCCCAAGGCCTCCGGGCGAGAAGAGGTTTGGGCGCGGAGAGAAGTGCAGCCGTAGGCACGGGGCATGACAGGAGGAAACTCTTCGGCGCCTGCCCTAGgtctccccatccccatccccccagcGGAGCCTCGCCCCTCGCCCCCTCCTCTCACTGCCCAGGTCCCTGAGCACACCTGCCAGCAGCACGGTGCCACGCTGCAGAGCCATTGTTGGCACTCCCCCTTCTTGCGCGAGGAAAGGCAGGCGGGGTGTAGCTGTGGGACATTCCCCTCTGGGACCCGCTCCgagaggggtggggctggggcccctAGGCCACCTTTCTGGCTCCTGAGGCCGAAAAAGTGAGCAGGCAAGCCTGTAGACAGGCTGCGCAGACCTGTTGAATTCAGGGAGGCAGTGACAAGATGTGACAGGCGCACAGAGACAGTGGCTGGAGGGCTCGAGTAGGGGCTGGGGAC contains the following coding sequences:
- the CNGA2 gene encoding cyclic nucleotide-gated olfactory channel, whose amino-acid sequence is MTEKASGVKSSPANNHSHHAPPAIKVSGEDDHMTSNRPQSAADDDTSSELQRLAAMDAPLQRTGGFRRIACLVGVIREWANKNFREEEPRPDSFLERFCGPELQTVTTQQGDGKGDKDSEGKGTKKKWELFVLDPAGDWYYRWLFVIAMPVFYNWCLLVARACFSDLQKDYYVVWLVLDYFSDVVYIADLFIRLRTGFLEQGLPVKDNKKLRDNYIHTLQFKLDVASIIPTDLIYFAVGIHNPELRFNRLLHFARMFEFFDRTETRTSYPNIFRISNLVLYILVIIHWNACIYYAISKSIGFGVDTWVYPNITDPEYGYLSREYIYCLYWSTLTLTTIGETPPPVKDEEYLFVIFDFLIGVLIFATIVGNVGSMISNMNATRAEFQAKIDAVKHYMQFRKVSKEMEAKVIRWFDYLWTNKKSVDEREVLKKLPAKLRAEIAINVHLSTLKKVHIFQDCEAGLLVELVLKLRPQVFSPGDYICRKGDIGKEMYIIKEGKLAVVADDGVTQHALLSAGSCFGEISILNIKGSKMGNRRTANIRSLGYSDLFCLSKDDLMEAVTEYPEAKRVLEERGREILMKEGLLDENEVADSIEVDVQEKLEQLETNMETLYTRFACLLAEYTGAQQKLKQRIVVLETKMKQNNEDDYLSDGMNSPKPAAAEKP